Proteins co-encoded in one uncultured Bacteroides sp. genomic window:
- a CDS encoding LptF/LptG family permease produces the protein MKMNKKILKRLDWYIIKKFLGTYVFSIALIISIAVVFDINEKMDKFMENEAPIKAIIFDYYMNFIPYFANLFSPLFVFIAVIFFTSKLAENSEIIAMFASGVSFKRMLRPYMISAAIISVCTYALGSYIIPKGNITKLNFEDRYIKKKKQDFVRNVQLEVDTGVIAYIERYQDYNKTGYHFSLDKFKDKKLVSHLTAQSITYDSTSVYKWTVHDYMVRELKGLREKLYRGSQKDTTIIMEPSDFLIMKNQQETMTSPKLREYINKQKQRGFANIKVFEIEYERRIAMSFASFILTTIGVALSSRKTKGGMGLHLGLGLALSFSYIMFQTVSSTFAVNGNMPPVIAVWIPNLAFAVIAIVLYRNAPK, from the coding sequence ATTAAGATGAATAAAAAGATTCTTAAACGGTTAGACTGGTATATTATCAAGAAGTTTTTGGGAACTTATGTCTTTTCCATAGCCTTGATTATTTCCATAGCCGTGGTGTTCGACATCAATGAGAAGATGGATAAATTCATGGAAAATGAAGCGCCTATAAAAGCTATCATTTTTGATTATTACATGAATTTTATTCCTTATTTTGCTAACTTATTCAGCCCACTCTTTGTCTTTATCGCTGTAATCTTCTTTACGTCAAAATTAGCTGAGAACTCAGAGATTATAGCTATGTTTGCCAGTGGTGTAAGCTTTAAAAGAATGTTGCGTCCCTACATGATCTCTGCAGCAATTATTTCAGTTTGCACTTATGCATTAGGTTCATATATAATTCCTAAAGGAAATATTACGAAATTGAATTTTGAAGATCGATATATTAAGAAGAAAAAGCAGGATTTTGTTCGTAATGTTCAGTTAGAAGTGGATACTGGCGTTATTGCATATATAGAGAGGTATCAGGATTATAATAAAACAGGATATCATTTTTCATTGGATAAATTCAAAGATAAGAAATTAGTGTCTCATCTCACTGCACAATCTATTACCTATGACTCTACTTCAGTTTATAAATGGACAGTTCATGATTACATGGTCAGAGAGCTAAAAGGATTGAGAGAGAAGCTTTATCGGGGATCCCAGAAGGATACTACAATTATAATGGAGCCATCTGACTTCCTGATTATGAAAAATCAGCAAGAAACAATGACAAGTCCTAAATTGAGGGAATATATTAACAAACAAAAGCAGCGTGGTTTTGCTAATATAAAAGTATTTGAAATTGAATATGAGCGCCGTATTGCAATGTCTTTTGCTTCTTTTATTCTAACCACTATAGGTGTCGCTCTTTCTTCACGAAAGACTAAAGGCGGTATGGGATTGCATTTAGGATTAGGACTGGCGCTTAGTTTTTCATACATTATGTTTCAGACAGTATCTTCAACATTTGCTGTAAACGGTAATATGCCACCAGTAATAGCTGTTTGGATTCCCAATCTTGCATTTGCAGTCATTGCAATTGTTCTTTATCGAAATGCGCCTAAATAA
- a CDS encoding pyridoxal phosphate-dependent aminotransferase family protein: protein MGLLQDKLEKYDLPQQIKAKGVYPYFRCIESEQNTEVVMSGKKVLMFGSNSYLGLTNHPKVIEAAIEATKKYGTGCAGSRFLNGTLDLHLELEKELADFVGKEDAIIYSTGFQVNLGVVSCVTSREDYVICDELDHASIVEGRRLSFSQALKYKHNDMASLEKELQKCKPDKIKLIVVDGVFSMEGDVANLPEIVRLAKQYNANIMVDEAHGLGVMGDHGRGVCNHFGLTKDVDLIMGTFSKSLAAIGGFIAGDASIINYLRHNSRPYIFSASNTPAATAAAQAALHIMKSEPERIAHLWDITNYSLKRFRELGFEIGHTSTPIIPLYVRDMEKTFLVTKMLFEEGVFVNPVIPPACSPEDTLIRFSLMATHSKEQIDIAVEKLVKCFKALDIIK from the coding sequence ATGGGATTATTACAAGATAAATTAGAGAAATATGATTTACCACAGCAAATCAAAGCAAAAGGGGTATATCCATATTTTCGTTGTATTGAAAGTGAACAGAACACCGAAGTGGTGATGAGTGGCAAAAAAGTGCTAATGTTTGGGTCTAACTCTTACCTGGGACTTACTAATCATCCAAAAGTAATTGAAGCTGCAATTGAAGCAACAAAAAAATATGGCACCGGGTGTGCTGGTTCACGTTTCCTAAACGGTACTCTTGATCTCCATTTAGAATTAGAGAAAGAGCTGGCTGATTTCGTTGGAAAAGAAGATGCAATTATCTACTCAACCGGCTTTCAGGTGAATTTAGGAGTCGTTTCATGTGTTACAAGCCGTGAAGACTACGTTATTTGTGACGAACTTGATCATGCATCAATTGTTGAAGGAAGACGTTTGTCCTTCTCTCAGGCTTTGAAGTACAAGCACAACGACATGGCTTCTTTAGAAAAAGAGCTTCAGAAATGTAAACCCGACAAAATCAAACTGATCGTTGTCGACGGAGTATTCAGTATGGAAGGCGATGTTGCCAATCTGCCTGAGATTGTACGTTTAGCTAAACAGTACAATGCAAATATCATGGTAGATGAAGCACATGGACTTGGAGTAATGGGTGATCATGGTCGCGGAGTTTGTAATCACTTTGGTCTTACAAAGGATGTAGACTTAATTATGGGTACATTCAGTAAATCTCTTGCTGCAATTGGTGGCTTTATTGCCGGTGATGCATCAATCATCAACTACTTGAGACATAATTCTCGTCCTTACATATTCAGTGCTAGTAACACTCCAGCTGCTACTGCCGCCGCACAGGCTGCTCTTCACATTATGAAGAGTGAACCGGAACGTATTGCTCATTTATGGGATATCACAAATTATTCTCTTAAACGCTTCCGCGAACTAGGTTTCGAAATTGGGCACACTTCAACTCCAATTATACCTTTATATGTTCGTGATATGGAAAAAACATTCTTGGTAACTAAAATGTTATTCGAGGAAGGAGTATTTGTTAATCCTGTAATTCCGCCTGCATGTTCACCAGAAGACACATTAATTCGTTTCTCTTTAATGGCAACACATTCAAAAGAACAAATTGATATTGCAGTTGAAAAATTAGTAAAATGCTTTAAAGCATTAGATATAATCAAATAG
- the lon gene encoding endopeptidase La, with product MIRKRYLREMEDSNDNGFSFIADFEGNEEQIFDIKVDDSLPVLPLRNMVLFPGVVLPISVGRKSSLKLVNEAYKNNSYIAVLCQKVAETESPEFEDLHTTGTIAKIVRVLEMPDQSTTVILQGMRRFELENITETHPYLSGKVKLLEDLVPGKDNKEFDALVDACKDLTIRYIKASDTLHQDSAFAIKNISNKMFLINFICTNLPLKKDEKMELLQFTSLQERAYHLLEILNREVQLADIKASIQMRAREDIDQQQREYFLQQQIKTIQDELGGGQDQEVEELRQEATKMQWSKEINDIFTKELAKLERTHPQSPDYSVQLNYLQTMLSLPWNVYTTDNFNLKNAEKTLNKDHYGLEKVKERILEHLAVLKLKGDLKSPIICLYGPPGVGKTSLGKSIAAALKRKYIRMSLGGIHDEAEIRGHRKTYIGAMPGRVIKGMIKAGSSNPVFILDEIDKVGADRQGDPSSALLEVLDPEQNSAFHDNYLDVDYDLSKVMFIATANNLNAIPQPLLDRMELIEVSGYITEEKIEIARRHLVPKEMEATGISKNDIKIPKDTLEVIIESYTRESGVRELEKKIGKILRKSARQYATDGFFLKKDIKPDDLYDFLGAPEYTKDKYQGNEYAGVVTGLAWTAVGGEILFVETSLSKGKGAKLTLTGNLGDVMKESAMLALEYIKAHVSVLNIDEEIFDNWNIHVHVPEGAIPKDGPSAGVTMATSLASALTQRKVKKNLAMTGEITLRGKVLPVGGIKEKILAAKRAGIKEIILSAENEKNIDEIQDIYLKGVTFHYVNDIKEVFALALTDEKVADAIDFSMKPKNK from the coding sequence ATGATAAGAAAAAGATACTTAAGAGAAATGGAAGACTCAAATGATAATGGTTTCTCATTTATTGCTGATTTTGAAGGTAATGAGGAACAAATATTTGATATTAAGGTGGATGACAGCCTTCCTGTCTTGCCTCTGCGAAATATGGTTTTATTCCCAGGTGTTGTATTGCCGATATCAGTGGGAAGAAAATCCTCTCTGAAACTTGTAAATGAGGCGTATAAAAACAACTCTTATATAGCGGTTTTATGTCAGAAAGTGGCTGAAACGGAAAGTCCGGAATTTGAAGATCTTCATACAACAGGAACAATAGCCAAGATTGTTCGTGTGCTTGAAATGCCCGATCAGTCTACTACTGTAATTCTTCAAGGAATGAGACGCTTCGAGTTGGAGAATATAACAGAAACGCACCCTTATTTATCAGGGAAAGTAAAATTACTCGAAGATTTGGTTCCGGGTAAGGACAATAAAGAATTTGATGCATTGGTAGATGCCTGCAAGGACTTAACAATCCGATACATAAAAGCTTCTGATACATTGCATCAGGATTCGGCCTTTGCAATAAAAAATATCAGCAATAAAATGTTTCTGATTAATTTTATATGCACTAATTTGCCGCTTAAGAAAGATGAGAAGATGGAATTACTGCAATTCACATCTTTGCAGGAAAGAGCATACCATCTTTTGGAAATATTAAACAGAGAAGTACAATTGGCTGATATTAAAGCCTCTATTCAGATGCGTGCACGGGAGGATATTGATCAGCAACAAAGAGAATACTTTCTGCAACAACAGATCAAAACAATTCAGGATGAGCTGGGTGGCGGTCAAGATCAAGAAGTGGAAGAATTGCGTCAGGAAGCTACAAAAATGCAATGGAGTAAAGAAATCAATGATATCTTTACTAAAGAATTGGCCAAATTGGAACGTACCCATCCTCAATCTCCTGATTACAGCGTTCAATTGAATTATCTGCAAACAATGCTGAGTTTACCCTGGAACGTATATACAACAGATAATTTCAATTTAAAGAATGCGGAGAAAACTCTAAATAAAGATCATTATGGGCTTGAGAAAGTAAAAGAAAGAATTCTTGAGCATTTAGCTGTATTGAAGTTAAAAGGAGATTTGAAGTCTCCTATTATCTGTCTTTACGGCCCTCCGGGAGTAGGAAAAACATCTTTAGGTAAATCTATAGCTGCGGCTTTGAAACGGAAGTATATTCGGATGTCGTTGGGAGGAATTCATGATGAAGCTGAAATTAGAGGTCACAGAAAGACTTATATTGGTGCTATGCCTGGTCGTGTAATTAAAGGGATGATAAAAGCTGGATCATCAAATCCGGTCTTTATCCTTGATGAAATTGATAAAGTAGGCGCTGACCGTCAGGGGGATCCCTCTTCAGCTCTGCTTGAAGTACTTGACCCGGAACAAAACAGTGCTTTTCATGATAACTATTTAGATGTGGATTATGATTTATCGAAAGTAATGTTCATTGCTACAGCAAACAATCTGAATGCAATACCTCAACCATTGTTAGATCGTATGGAATTAATAGAGGTAAGCGGATATATTACTGAAGAAAAGATAGAAATAGCTCGTAGACATCTTGTCCCAAAAGAAATGGAGGCTACCGGTATTTCTAAAAACGATATTAAAATTCCTAAAGATACACTGGAAGTTATTATTGAATCTTATACCCGTGAAAGTGGCGTTCGTGAACTGGAAAAGAAGATTGGAAAAATTCTGAGAAAATCGGCTCGTCAATATGCTACAGATGGTTTCTTTCTAAAAAAAGATATAAAACCGGATGATTTATATGATTTTCTGGGCGCTCCAGAATATACTAAGGATAAATATCAGGGAAATGAGTATGCTGGAGTAGTTACAGGGCTTGCCTGGACTGCTGTTGGTGGAGAAATTTTGTTTGTGGAGACTAGTTTGAGTAAAGGGAAAGGCGCTAAACTAACTTTAACAGGAAATCTGGGAGATGTTATGAAAGAGTCAGCTATGCTGGCTTTGGAATATATTAAAGCGCATGTTTCTGTTTTGAATATTGATGAAGAAATATTCGACAACTGGAATATTCACGTTCATGTTCCTGAAGGGGCTATACCCAAAGACGGCCCTTCTGCAGGTGTAACAATGGCAACATCTCTTGCTTCAGCTCTTACCCAAAGGAAAGTAAAAAAGAATCTGGCAATGACAGGTGAGATTACTCTCCGTGGAAAAGTACTACCTGTTGGTGGCATCAAAGAAAAGATCTTAGCAGCCAAGCGTGCTGGTATCAAAGAGATTATTTTAAGTGCAGAGAATGAAAAGAACATAGACGAAATTCAGGACATCTATCTTAAAGGGGTTACTTTCCACTATGTTAATGATATTAAAGAAGTATTTGCGTTAGCACTCACAGACGAAAAAGTTGCTGATGCGATTGATTTCTCTATGAAACCAAAGAATAAATGA
- a CDS encoding helix-turn-helix transcriptional regulator, protein MQNKNIDSIRIHINAKKAEIGAQLKAIRKSKGISMYSINKQYGLSRDRVIAIESGTSAYTIDSLILYSIAIGKEFVIDALITSLSINRCIDYRTID, encoded by the coding sequence ATGCAAAACAAAAATATAGATAGCATTAGGATTCATATAAATGCAAAGAAGGCCGAAATTGGCGCGCAGCTTAAAGCGATAAGAAAATCTAAAGGGATAAGCATGTATAGCATAAACAAGCAATATGGACTATCAAGAGACCGAGTGATAGCAATAGAAAGCGGAACCAGTGCTTACACTATAGATAGCCTTATATTATATTCAATAGCCATCGGAAAGGAATTTGTAATCGATGCATTGATTACCAGCCTATCGATTAATCGATGCATTGATTACCGGACTATCGATTAA
- the tgt gene encoding tRNA guanosine(34) transglycosylase Tgt, giving the protein MTFDLQYTDSKSNARAGLITTDHGQIETPIFMPVGTVGSVKAVHQTELIQDINAQIILGNTYHLYLRPGLDVLEKAGGLHKFNSFDRPMLTDSGGFQVFSLSGIRKLREEGAEFRSHIDGSKHIFTPEKVMDIERIIGADIMMAFDECPPGDSDYAYAKKSLGLTHRWLDRCLKRFNETEPKYGYQQSLFPIVQGCVYPDLRKQSAEFIASKGCDGNAIGGLAVGEPVDKMYEMIELVNEILPKDKPRYLMGVGTPVNILEGIERGVDMFDCVMPTRNGRNGMLFTKDGIMNMRNKKWETDFSPIEVDGASYVDTLYSRAYLRHLFHAKELLAMQIASIHNLAFYLWLVGEARKHIIAGDFSTWKPMMVNRISTRL; this is encoded by the coding sequence ATGACATTTGATCTACAATATACGGACTCTAAATCAAACGCTCGTGCCGGACTAATTACTACCGATCACGGACAAATAGAGACTCCTATTTTTATGCCTGTCGGAACAGTTGGATCTGTGAAGGCGGTACATCAGACAGAATTAATACAAGATATTAATGCGCAGATAATTCTTGGGAATACCTATCATCTATACTTACGTCCAGGGCTGGATGTTTTAGAAAAAGCCGGTGGTTTACATAAGTTCAATAGCTTTGATCGCCCGATGCTTACTGATAGTGGCGGGTTCCAGGTTTTTTCTTTATCCGGCATTCGTAAATTGCGGGAAGAGGGAGCAGAATTCCGTTCTCACATTGATGGTAGCAAACATATTTTTACCCCGGAAAAAGTTATGGATATTGAGCGCATAATAGGCGCTGATATTATGATGGCATTTGATGAATGTCCTCCAGGAGATTCTGATTATGCTTATGCCAAGAAATCTCTTGGACTAACGCACCGTTGGCTAGATCGTTGTTTGAAACGATTCAATGAAACGGAGCCTAAGTATGGTTATCAGCAATCATTATTCCCTATTGTTCAGGGGTGTGTTTATCCTGATTTGCGTAAACAATCTGCAGAGTTTATTGCTTCAAAAGGATGCGATGGAAATGCGATTGGAGGACTTGCTGTTGGTGAACCTGTTGACAAAATGTATGAAATGATAGAACTGGTAAATGAAATTCTACCAAAAGATAAGCCTCGCTACCTTATGGGCGTAGGAACTCCGGTGAATATACTGGAAGGCATTGAGCGTGGAGTTGATATGTTTGATTGTGTTATGCCTACTCGTAACGGCCGAAATGGAATGCTATTTACCAAAGATGGAATCATGAATATGCGCAATAAGAAATGGGAAACAGACTTCTCTCCTATTGAAGTTGATGGCGCTTCTTATGTAGATACGTTATATTCAAGAGCCTATTTGCGTCATTTGTTCCATGCAAAAGAGTTACTGGCAATGCAAATTGCGTCAATCCATAATTTAGCATTTTACTTGTGGCTGGTAGGTGAAGCCCGTAAACACATTATAGCTGGAGATTTTTCAACCTGGAAGCCAATGATGGTTAATCGGATATCGACAAGACTATAA
- a CDS encoding methyltransferase, whose amino-acid sequence MPNPYFQFKQFTVWHDKCAMKVGTDGVLLGAWTKITNAESVLDIGTGTGLVSLMIAQRCMANILAIEIDKNAANQAKDNIEHSPWKDRVLVYNTDFKTFSCNKRFDLIVSNPPYFSDSLLPPDTKRSTARHTNELSYYELIEGASKLLMPKGAFSLIVPADNFDKIKEIAALFNLYPIRQTQILPKPDSIPKRTLAAFSFSKTSSLETNELIVELSRHQYSQEYISLTKEYYLNM is encoded by the coding sequence ATGCCGAACCCATATTTTCAATTTAAACAATTTACTGTATGGCACGATAAATGTGCTATGAAAGTAGGAACTGACGGAGTCCTTCTTGGAGCATGGACTAAAATTACCAATGCAGAATCCGTGCTGGATATTGGTACAGGTACCGGATTAGTATCCTTAATGATTGCTCAACGCTGTATGGCAAATATATTAGCTATAGAAATTGACAAAAATGCCGCTAATCAGGCAAAAGATAATATAGAACACTCTCCTTGGAAAGATCGGGTTCTTGTATATAATACAGATTTTAAAACATTTAGCTGTAACAAAAGATTTGATCTGATAGTGTCTAATCCTCCATATTTTTCGGATTCCCTATTACCACCAGACACTAAACGAAGTACAGCCAGGCATACAAACGAGCTGTCTTATTATGAGCTTATTGAAGGTGCTTCAAAGTTATTAATGCCCAAGGGAGCATTTTCTTTAATTGTCCCAGCAGATAATTTTGATAAAATAAAAGAAATAGCAGCTTTATTTAATCTTTATCCAATAAGGCAGACTCAAATACTTCCGAAACCAGATAGTATTCCCAAGAGAACATTAGCAGCTTTTTCATTTAGTAAAACAAGTTCACTTGAGACTAATGAATTGATAGTGGAATTATCCAGACACCAGTATAGTCAAGAATATATATCCTTAACAAAAGAATATTACTTAAATATGTAA
- a CDS encoding site-specific integrase, which produces MISVKLWMDTRSQKKDGSFPVKLSISFNGRRLIVPTDISVPSECWDGKQVIFHSNRRAMNRHLNEMQVSVYNLIIRLRDRGELRSLTLSRLRSIISEGSSDGVISKENYLVCDHFKRFISGKVKKSTIEIYQLTLDKILLYEDGGPSLMFSDVTFSWLKDFDLWLSGSCGINTRSIHMRNLRAVFNDAINEDMVSQAIYPFRRFKIKKEETIKRSLSVSDLRILMDFPCEEYQRVYRDLFMLSFYLIGINMVDMLSLTAIRGERVEYRRSKTNKLYSILINPEAMEIIERYRGNDYLLNIMDRYENYKDFVHRMNYNLGRIGPVEIGANGKKIIHPLFPDLTAYWARHTWATVAGLLDIPKETISASLGHEIGSKTTGIYIDFDMKKVDDANRKVIDFVINNKR; this is translated from the coding sequence ATGATATCAGTAAAACTATGGATGGACACACGTTCTCAGAAGAAAGACGGTTCTTTCCCGGTAAAGCTATCTATCTCTTTTAATGGCAGACGTCTAATTGTCCCCACTGATATTTCTGTTCCTTCAGAATGCTGGGATGGAAAACAAGTTATTTTTCATTCAAATCGTCGGGCAATGAATCGGCATTTAAATGAAATGCAGGTATCAGTATATAATCTGATCATTCGTCTTCGTGATCGTGGTGAGTTACGCTCATTAACGTTGTCTCGTTTGCGTAGCATAATTTCTGAAGGTTCAAGCGATGGAGTTATTAGTAAGGAGAATTATTTGGTTTGCGATCATTTTAAACGGTTCATTTCCGGCAAGGTTAAAAAGTCAACCATTGAGATATATCAATTAACCCTAGATAAGATTTTATTATATGAGGATGGTGGACCTTCTCTCATGTTCTCTGATGTTACTTTCTCCTGGTTAAAGGATTTTGATTTGTGGTTATCCGGATCTTGCGGAATAAATACGAGGAGCATCCACATGAGGAATCTAAGAGCTGTATTTAATGATGCAATTAACGAGGATATGGTTTCTCAAGCAATTTATCCATTCAGAAGGTTTAAGATAAAGAAGGAGGAAACAATAAAGCGTTCGCTGTCTGTTAGTGATCTTAGAATATTAATGGATTTCCCATGCGAAGAGTACCAGCGTGTATATCGTGATTTATTTATGCTGTCTTTCTATCTTATAGGCATTAATATGGTTGATATGCTTTCGCTCACCGCAATAAGAGGAGAAAGGGTGGAGTATAGGAGGTCAAAAACAAATAAGCTTTATTCCATCCTTATTAATCCGGAAGCTATGGAAATTATCGAAAGATACAGAGGAAATGACTATCTTCTCAATATTATGGATCGCTATGAGAATTATAAAGATTTCGTTCATCGCATGAATTATAACTTGGGCAGAATAGGTCCTGTAGAAATTGGTGCTAATGGAAAAAAAATTATTCATCCTTTGTTCCCTGATTTAACTGCATATTGGGCTCGCCATACCTGGGCGACTGTAGCTGGTCTTTTAGATATTCCGAAGGAAACCATATCCGCTTCTCTCGGCCATGAGATTGGCTCTAAAACAACGGGTATTTATATTGATTTTGACATGAAGAAGGTAGATGATGCTAATCGTAAGGTAATAGATTTTGTGATAAATAATAAAAGGTGA
- a CDS encoding phage holin family protein gives MNETIFNAEHLIFAVKIIAISYMAVILAMLIDLIFGIRKAKIRKEARTSEGLKRTTEKATKYFAPMVCLTIVDSLLNLVNLTALPYLTLGWAVFLIVCESWSVLESTWDKKDIREKAKEVKIVLDGKDDLSQAITNLIDQKLSTMGEDANQNTKDKP, from the coding sequence ATGAATGAAACTATCTTTAATGCGGAACACTTAATCTTTGCAGTTAAGATTATAGCAATTAGTTACATGGCAGTCATATTGGCTATGCTTATTGATTTAATATTCGGAATACGAAAAGCAAAAATAAGGAAAGAAGCCAGGACAAGTGAAGGCCTTAAGAGGACAACGGAGAAAGCGACAAAATACTTTGCCCCCATGGTTTGCCTAACCATCGTAGATTCTTTATTGAATCTAGTAAATTTAACAGCACTACCATACCTAACGCTTGGATGGGCTGTTTTTCTAATCGTTTGCGAAAGCTGGAGCGTGCTCGAGAGTACATGGGATAAGAAAGATATCAGAGAAAAGGCGAAAGAGGTTAAAATAGTTCTCGACGGGAAAGATGATTTAAGCCAGGCAATAACAAACCTAATAGACCAAAAGCTTAGTACAATGGGTGAAGATGCTAACCAAAACACAAAAGATAAACCATGA
- a CDS encoding PcfJ domain-containing protein has translation MEIERMKHDYVRLLRHFGHDVSEKITYPKNLKAEYRILLNREKVEKIERKKKELEEIEINYQKFIEPLSDLEIHDKLINIVPLRSINEFKEEGTVLDHCVYSNEYFKKINCLILSSRIGEEHIETIEIDLKQMRIIQCRGKSNQSSSYHDRIIGLANKYMNLIRQRLTTQNMLPTSMSIAK, from the coding sequence ATGGAGATTGAACGAATGAAGCATGATTATGTAAGGCTATTGCGACACTTTGGCCATGATGTTAGTGAGAAAATTACTTATCCTAAGAATCTAAAAGCAGAATATAGAATACTGCTTAACAGAGAAAAAGTTGAGAAAATAGAGCGTAAAAAGAAAGAACTTGAAGAGATAGAAATTAATTATCAAAAGTTTATAGAGCCTTTGTCTGATTTAGAGATTCACGACAAACTGATTAATATAGTCCCGTTACGATCCATTAATGAATTCAAAGAAGAGGGTACTGTTTTAGACCATTGCGTATATTCAAATGAATACTTTAAAAAAATAAATTGTCTTATCCTTAGTTCCAGAATTGGAGAAGAACACATAGAAACCATTGAAATTGATTTAAAACAGATGCGAATTATTCAATGCCGTGGAAAATCAAATCAAAGCTCTTCTTACCATGATAGAATAATTGGCCTTGCAAACAAATACATGAACCTTATACGTCAAAGATTGACAACCCAAAACATGCTCCCGACATCTATGTCGATAGCAAAGTAA
- a CDS encoding glucosaminidase domain-containing protein produces the protein MTPDEFIKKIYPEAKHTDINPVFVTAQAALESAWGAAAIGGTNLFGITKGSNWNGKTQLVLTTEYFKTNQVKFALPEKAVRITPITATKYKYKVYRLFRVYPTISDCLIDHTRILQKPGYADAWPCRHDGYRFVKAISNSVGAKYATDPNYVKSMNSIMLRVERTVQKLGI, from the coding sequence ATGACACCAGACGAATTCATAAAAAAAATATATCCGGAAGCAAAGCACACTGATATCAATCCAGTCTTTGTCACCGCCCAGGCTGCACTTGAGTCAGCGTGGGGAGCTGCTGCAATTGGAGGTACAAACTTATTCGGAATAACGAAGGGCAGCAACTGGAACGGTAAAACACAGCTCGTTCTCACTACAGAGTACTTCAAGACTAACCAAGTTAAGTTTGCATTGCCTGAAAAAGCTGTTCGCATTACCCCGATTACCGCCACAAAATACAAATACAAAGTTTATAGATTATTCAGGGTTTATCCGACCATATCAGATTGCTTAATCGATCACACTAGGATATTACAGAAGCCAGGATATGCAGACGCATGGCCGTGCAGACATGATGGATATAGATTTGTAAAAGCAATATCTAATAGCGTTGGAGCTAAGTATGCAACCGATCCTAACTACGTTAAAAGCATGAATAGTATCATGCTAAGAGTTGAAAGAACCGTCCAAAAATTAGGAATATGA
- a CDS encoding diacylglycerol kinase family protein yields MNEKKKILFVVNPISGTQNKKFILNQIQSRIDQNKYEIEVKYTERAGHAKEIASQAASMGVYCVTAIGGDGTINEIARSLVHTDTVLGIIPCGSGNGLARHLQIPMDTRRAIDIINRGEISIIDYGKINDKPFFCTCGVGFDAFVSLKFAAAGRRGILTYLEKTLHECLNYKPETYEVESDDAKTKYKAFLIACGNASQYGNNAYIAPQASLQDGLMNVTILEPFTVLDIPSLAFQLFNKTLNQNSRIKTFKSKKIHIHRTNPGVVHYDGDPVMMNEDIDIEIIAKGLKVIVPKKGTKELNVLQKAYDYFGGLKPRGENLVEDLAQKNRQIIDRNIDFFRRLTKK; encoded by the coding sequence ATGAATGAAAAGAAAAAGATACTATTTGTAGTTAATCCAATCTCTGGGACACAGAATAAAAAATTCATTTTGAATCAAATACAAAGTAGAATTGATCAGAATAAATATGAAATAGAAGTTAAATATACAGAAAGGGCAGGCCATGCAAAAGAAATTGCTTCGCAGGCTGCTTCGATGGGCGTATATTGTGTTACTGCTATTGGTGGTGATGGTACAATTAATGAAATAGCTCGTTCTTTAGTTCATACAGATACTGTTTTGGGAATAATTCCGTGCGGATCAGGAAATGGATTGGCTCGCCATTTACAAATACCCATGGATACACGTAGGGCTATTGATATTATTAATCGAGGGGAAATTTCTATTATAGATTACGGTAAAATTAATGATAAACCGTTCTTCTGTACTTGTGGAGTAGGATTTGATGCTTTTGTTAGTCTGAAATTTGCAGCTGCCGGGAGAAGAGGAATTCTTACTTATCTGGAAAAGACTTTGCATGAATGTCTAAATTATAAACCGGAAACTTATGAAGTAGAAAGTGATGATGCTAAAACAAAATATAAAGCTTTTTTAATAGCTTGTGGAAATGCCTCTCAATACGGAAACAATGCCTATATAGCTCCTCAGGCTTCGCTTCAGGATGGACTCATGAATGTAACTATATTAGAGCCATTCACAGTATTGGATATCCCATCACTCGCTTTTCAACTATTTAATAAAACATTAAATCAAAATAGTCGGATTAAAACCTTTAAAAGTAAAAAAATACATATCCATAGGACTAATCCTGGTGTTGTTCATTATGACGGTGATCCTGTTATGATGAATGAGGATATTGATATCGAAATAATTGCCAAAGGTTTAAAGGTTATAGTTCCAAAGAAAGGGACTAAAGAGCTAAATGTGTTACAGAAAGCCTATGATTATTTTGGAGGATTAAAACCAAGAGGAGAAAATTTAGTAGAAGATCTTGCACAAAAAAACAGGCAAATTATTGATAGAAATATTGATTTTTTTAGAAGGCTCACTAAAAAGTAA